In a single window of the Zea mays cultivar B73 chromosome 5, Zm-B73-REFERENCE-NAM-5.0, whole genome shotgun sequence genome:
- the LOC100191216 gene encoding probable protein phosphatase 2C 27 isoform X1 → MASTESYIVLVLWLSCLSFSLGSDPLDNVQMERVCENTVAVDFKQTKLNNFVPFIRSGEWSDIGGRDYMEDAHVCISDLAKNFGYDSVEDEVISFYGVFDGHNGKDAAHYVRDNLPRVIVEDADFPLELEKVVKRSFVQTDSKFAEKFSHHRGLSSGTTALTAMIFGRSLLVANAGDCRAVLSRRGTAIEMSKDHRPCCMNERKRVESLGGYVDDGYLNGQLAVTRALGDWHLDGMKEVGEPGGPLSAEPELKMVTLTKDDEFLIIGSDGIWDFFSSQNAVDFARRRLQDHNDLRLCCREMVDEAVRRGASDNLTAVMVSFHPDAPPPSRANKRTGRVTRSISAEGLHSLRVLLEGQ, encoded by the exons atggcctcAACCGAATCTTATATAGTGCTTGTGCTTTGGTTGAGTTGTTTGTCTTTTTCACTGGGCTCTGATCCTCTGGATAATGTGCAGATGGAGAGAGTTTGTGAGAACACAGTGGCTGTTGACTTCAAGCAGACTAAGCTGAACAACTTTGTGCCATTCATCCGGTCAGGGGAATGGTCTGATATTGGAGGTCGCGATTACATGGAAGATGCCCATGTGTGCATCTCTGATCTGGCAAAGAATTTTGGCTATGACTCAGTCGAAGATGAAGTAATTTCTTTCTATGGG GTGTTTGATGGCCATAATGGCAAAGATGCTGCTCATTATGTCCGTGATAACTTGCCACGGGTCATCGTGGAAGACGCTGATTTTCCTCTTGAGCTTGAAAAGGTGGTAAAGAGGTCATTTGTGCAAACTGATAGTAAGTTTGCAGAGAAATTTTCTCATCACAGGGGACTTTCTTCTGGAACGACAGCACTTACAGCAATGATTTTTGGAAG GTCCCTTCTGGTTGCGAATGCCGGTGACTGCAGAGCGGTGCTCTCGCGGCGTGGCACTGCCATTGAGATGTCCAAGGACCACAGGCCTTGCTGCATGAACGAAAGGAAGCGCGTAGAGTCACTTGGCGGCTACGTTGACGACGGTTACCTGAACGGTCAGCTGGCAGTGACCAGAGCGCTCGGTGATTGGCATCTGGATGGCATGAAAGAGGTGGGCGAGCCAGGAGGGCCCCTGAGCGCCGAACCAGAGCTGAAGATGGTCACGCTGACCAAGGACGACGAGTTCCTGATAATCGGCAGCGACGGCATCTGGGACTTCTTCTCGAGCCAGAACGCCGTGGACTTCGCGCGGCGGAGGCTCCAGGACCACAACGACCTGAGGCTGTGCTGCAGGGAGATGGTCGACGAGGCGGTGCGGCGGGGCGCCAGCGACAACCTGACGGCTGTGATGGTCTCGTTCCACCCGGACGCCCCTCCCCCGAGCCGAGCCAACAAGAGGACCGGCAGGGTCACCAGGAGCATTTCGGCTGAGGGGCTTCACAGCCTCAGAGTGCTCCTGGAAGGCCAGTGA
- the LOC100191216 gene encoding Probable protein phosphatase 2C 27: protein MCVEGLDDAAGRLGFGDQDTDRRAGDAMERVCENTVAVDFKQTKLNNFVPFIRSGEWSDIGGRDYMEDAHVCISDLAKNFGYDSVEDEVISFYGVFDGHNGKDAAHYVRDNLPRVIVEDADFPLELEKVVKRSFVQTDSKFAEKFSHHRGLSSGTTALTAMIFGRSLLVANAGDCRAVLSRRGTAIEMSKDHRPCCMNERKRVESLGGYVDDGYLNGQLAVTRALGDWHLDGMKEVGEPGGPLSAEPELKMVTLTKDDEFLIIGSDGIWDFFSSQNAVDFARRRLQDHNDLRLCCREMVDEAVRRGASDNLTAVMVSFHPDAPPPSRANKRTGRVTRSISAEGLHSLRVLLEGQ from the exons ATGTGCGTGGAGGGGCTGGACGACGCAGCAGGGAGGCTCGGCTTCGGAGACCAGGACACCGACAGGCGCGCCGGTGATGCG ATGGAGAGAGTTTGTGAGAACACAGTGGCTGTTGACTTCAAGCAGACTAAGCTGAACAACTTTGTGCCATTCATCCGGTCAGGGGAATGGTCTGATATTGGAGGTCGCGATTACATGGAAGATGCCCATGTGTGCATCTCTGATCTGGCAAAGAATTTTGGCTATGACTCAGTCGAAGATGAAGTAATTTCTTTCTATGGG GTGTTTGATGGCCATAATGGCAAAGATGCTGCTCATTATGTCCGTGATAACTTGCCACGGGTCATCGTGGAAGACGCTGATTTTCCTCTTGAGCTTGAAAAGGTGGTAAAGAGGTCATTTGTGCAAACTGATAGTAAGTTTGCAGAGAAATTTTCTCATCACAGGGGACTTTCTTCTGGAACGACAGCACTTACAGCAATGATTTTTGGAAG GTCCCTTCTGGTTGCGAATGCCGGTGACTGCAGAGCGGTGCTCTCGCGGCGTGGCACTGCCATTGAGATGTCCAAGGACCACAGGCCTTGCTGCATGAACGAAAGGAAGCGCGTAGAGTCACTTGGCGGCTACGTTGACGACGGTTACCTGAACGGTCAGCTGGCAGTGACCAGAGCGCTCGGTGATTGGCATCTGGATGGCATGAAAGAGGTGGGCGAGCCAGGAGGGCCCCTGAGCGCCGAACCAGAGCTGAAGATGGTCACGCTGACCAAGGACGACGAGTTCCTGATAATCGGCAGCGACGGCATCTGGGACTTCTTCTCGAGCCAGAACGCCGTGGACTTCGCGCGGCGGAGGCTCCAGGACCACAACGACCTGAGGCTGTGCTGCAGGGAGATGGTCGACGAGGCGGTGCGGCGGGGCGCCAGCGACAACCTGACGGCTGTGATGGTCTCGTTCCACCCGGACGCCCCTCCCCCGAGCCGAGCCAACAAGAGGACCGGCAGGGTCACCAGGAGCATTTCGGCTGAGGGGCTTCACAGCCTCAGAGTGCTCCTGGAAGGCCAGTGA